A stretch of Halomonas elongata DSM 2581 DNA encodes these proteins:
- the araH gene encoding L-arabinose ABC transporter permease AraH: MTTQKTAQGDSVQSPLPEGRQGLAKPLRTLLDTSGLFAIFALLFIGLSVMIPDFLTGRNMVGLLLSVTLIGTISTTMMMVLALGEVDLSVASIVAFAGVVAAVVTSASGSVVIGVLGGVAAGGAVGAFNGFVVARFGINSLIATLAAMEFVRGLAYITSGGDAVMITVPAFFELGSASFLGLTLPVWTMIGCFVVFGVLLNMTSFGRNVLATGGNAEAAALAGVNVRRLKIIVFGLQGVVAGIAGVLLTSRMGLGDPNTSLGLELAVISACVLGGVALSGGIASITGVLVGVLIMGCVQNAMGLLNVPTFYQYLVRGAILLLAVLFDRWKQTRRSRA, translated from the coding sequence ATGACAACCCAAAAGACTGCCCAGGGCGATAGTGTCCAATCGCCCCTTCCCGAGGGACGCCAGGGGCTGGCCAAGCCATTGCGCACTCTGCTGGACACCTCGGGCCTGTTTGCCATCTTCGCGCTGCTGTTCATCGGGCTGTCGGTGATGATTCCCGACTTCCTGACCGGTCGCAACATGGTCGGGCTGCTGCTGTCGGTAACCCTGATCGGTACCATTTCCACCACCATGATGATGGTGCTGGCACTCGGCGAGGTCGATCTGTCGGTTGCCTCGATCGTGGCCTTCGCCGGGGTGGTGGCCGCCGTGGTTACCTCTGCCTCCGGTAGCGTGGTGATCGGTGTGCTGGGCGGCGTGGCCGCCGGCGGTGCGGTGGGTGCCTTCAACGGCTTCGTGGTGGCGCGTTTCGGCATCAATTCGTTGATCGCCACCCTGGCGGCCATGGAGTTCGTGCGTGGGCTGGCCTACATCACGTCGGGTGGCGATGCGGTGATGATCACCGTGCCGGCCTTCTTCGAGCTTGGCAGCGCCTCCTTCCTCGGCCTCACCCTGCCGGTGTGGACCATGATCGGCTGCTTCGTGGTCTTCGGCGTGCTGCTCAACATGACCTCCTTCGGCCGCAACGTGCTTGCCACCGGCGGCAATGCCGAAGCCGCGGCGCTGGCGGGGGTCAACGTGCGGCGCCTGAAGATCATCGTCTTCGGGCTGCAAGGCGTGGTCGCGGGCATCGCCGGGGTCCTGCTGACCTCGCGCATGGGGCTGGGTGACCCCAACACCTCGCTGGGCCTGGAGCTGGCCGTGATCTCGGCCTGTGTGCTCGGCGGCGTGGCGCTTTCCGGCGGGATCGCCTCGATCACCGGCGTGCTGGTCGGGGTGCTGATCATGGGCTGCGTGCAGAACGCCATGGGGCTGCTCAACGTGCCGACCTTCTATCAGTATCTGGTACGTGGCGCCATCCTGCTGCTGGCGGTGCTGTTTGATCGCTGGAAGCAGACGAGACGCAGCCGCGCCTAG
- the araG gene encoding L-arabinose ABC transporter ATP-binding protein AraG: MSSVSDSAAAVAQEDVGGAADAYLSVENVTVEFPGVKALDGVSFSARAGEVHALMGENGAGKSTLLKVLSGVNRVSEGALWLDGERHVFANAREALAEGIAIIYQELTLSPNLSVAENLLLGQLPERRGMLDRRRLYARAREILAELGETSVHPATKVRDLSIGQQQMIEIGRALLRDARVIAFDEPTSSLSVQETRQLKRIVQRLRDEGRVVLYVTHRMEEVFEMCDAVTVFRDGKHIRTHESMAKLDHDTLVSEMVGRDIDDVYGYRPRATGDVLMEVDSLRGRGVNAPINFTVHRGEVFGLFGLVGAGRSELMRLVCGVESPDEGQVRIDGQARRFASPGEAIRAGIAMCPEDRKSQGIFPIASVTDNLNISCRRFFKRFGGFRNPRRELANTEDYISRLSIKTPGPRTRISNLSGGNQQKVILGRWLSERIELFVMDEPTRGIDVGARRDIYSLLYDLAEDNKGVVVISSDLAEISAICDRIGVMRDGELVDIVPRDEATPERLLGLALPA, encoded by the coding sequence ATGAGCTCGGTCTCTGACAGTGCCGCGGCGGTCGCGCAGGAGGACGTCGGCGGAGCCGCCGACGCCTACCTGAGCGTGGAGAACGTGACGGTCGAGTTTCCCGGGGTCAAGGCGCTGGACGGGGTGAGCTTCTCTGCCCGGGCCGGCGAGGTACACGCCCTGATGGGGGAGAACGGTGCCGGCAAGTCGACCCTGCTCAAGGTGCTGAGCGGGGTCAATCGGGTCAGCGAGGGTGCCCTCTGGCTGGACGGAGAGCGGCATGTCTTCGCCAATGCCCGCGAGGCACTGGCCGAGGGCATCGCCATCATCTACCAGGAGTTGACCCTGTCGCCGAACCTTTCGGTGGCGGAGAACCTGCTGCTCGGCCAGTTGCCGGAACGACGCGGCATGCTCGATCGCCGCCGACTCTACGCACGTGCCCGGGAGATTCTCGCCGAGTTGGGCGAGACCTCTGTGCATCCCGCCACCAAGGTGCGCGATCTGTCCATCGGTCAGCAGCAGATGATCGAGATCGGTCGGGCGTTGCTGCGCGATGCCCGGGTGATCGCCTTCGACGAGCCCACCAGCAGCCTCTCGGTGCAGGAGACCCGGCAGCTCAAGCGCATCGTCCAGCGGCTGCGCGACGAGGGGCGGGTCGTGCTCTATGTCACGCATCGCATGGAAGAGGTGTTCGAGATGTGCGATGCCGTGACGGTGTTCCGCGATGGCAAGCATATCCGCACCCACGAGAGCATGGCGAAGCTCGATCACGACACTCTGGTCAGCGAGATGGTCGGTCGCGACATCGACGATGTCTATGGTTACCGGCCGCGTGCCACTGGCGATGTCCTGATGGAGGTCGACAGCCTGCGGGGGCGGGGCGTGAATGCGCCGATCAACTTCACGGTGCACCGAGGTGAGGTGTTCGGCCTGTTCGGGTTGGTCGGCGCGGGGCGCAGCGAGTTGATGCGGCTGGTGTGCGGCGTTGAATCGCCGGACGAGGGGCAGGTGAGAATCGACGGCCAAGCGCGGCGTTTTGCTTCACCGGGCGAGGCGATCCGCGCCGGCATCGCCATGTGCCCCGAGGACCGCAAGTCCCAGGGCATCTTTCCCATCGCCAGCGTGACCGACAACCTCAACATCAGTTGCCGGCGCTTCTTCAAGCGGTTTGGTGGCTTCCGCAACCCGCGTCGCGAGTTGGCCAATACCGAGGATTACATCTCTCGGCTCAGCATCAAGACGCCGGGGCCGCGTACCCGCATCAGCAACCTGTCCGGCGGCAACCAGCAGAAGGTGATCCTGGGGCGCTGGCTATCGGAACGCATCGAACTGTTCGTCATGGACGAGCCGACGCGCGGTATCGATGTCGGCGCCCGCCGCGACATCTACTCGCTGTTGTACGACCTGGCCGAGGACAACAAGGGCGTGGTGGTGATCTCCAGCGACCTGGCGGAGATCAGCGCCATCTGTGACCGCATCGGTGTGATGCGCGACGGCGAGCTGGTCGACATCGTGCCCCGTGACGAGGCCACGCCGGAACGCTTGCTGGGCCTGGCGCTGCCGGCCTGA
- a CDS encoding arabinose ABC transporter substrate-binding protein, translating into MSRFPILAPLTFGVCLALSPLTQAQDDVKLGFIVKKPEQAWFINEQDAATRLGEEKGFEVVRLAGEDGQEVLSAIDNLNSQGAQGFVICPPDVRLGPAIMNRAEQYGMKVVTVDDRFVKADGEPMESVPHLGMSGYKIGQQVGNAIADEMEARGWDPEEVAALRITNYELPTAKERTDGATKALLERGFQEDNILDAPQQNTDTSSAFSAASPVFSKNGDYEHWVIYALNEESVLGGVRASEQYGLTAEDVIGVGINGSGAAFAEFSREKPTGFHGTVAVSSTMHGRQTAENLYTWVTEGEKPKANTETTGTLMTRDNWEAVRDELGL; encoded by the coding sequence ATGTCCCGTTTTCCCATCCTTGCTCCCCTCACGTTCGGTGTCTGCCTGGCCCTGTCGCCACTGACGCAGGCTCAGGACGACGTCAAGCTGGGCTTCATCGTCAAGAAGCCCGAACAGGCCTGGTTCATCAACGAACAGGATGCCGCCACCCGGCTGGGCGAAGAGAAAGGCTTCGAGGTGGTCAGGCTGGCCGGCGAAGACGGCCAGGAGGTGCTCAGCGCCATCGACAATCTCAATTCGCAGGGGGCCCAGGGGTTCGTCATTTGCCCGCCCGACGTACGCTTGGGGCCGGCCATCATGAATCGTGCCGAGCAATACGGCATGAAGGTGGTGACCGTGGACGATCGTTTCGTCAAGGCCGATGGCGAGCCCATGGAGTCGGTGCCGCATCTCGGCATGTCGGGCTACAAGATCGGCCAGCAGGTCGGCAATGCCATCGCCGACGAGATGGAGGCCCGCGGCTGGGATCCCGAAGAGGTCGCGGCGTTGCGCATCACCAACTATGAACTGCCCACGGCCAAGGAACGCACCGACGGTGCCACCAAGGCCCTGCTCGAGCGTGGCTTCCAGGAAGACAATATCCTGGATGCTCCCCAGCAGAACACCGACACCTCCAGTGCTTTCTCGGCAGCTTCGCCGGTCTTCTCCAAGAATGGCGATTACGAGCATTGGGTGATCTACGCCCTCAACGAGGAGAGCGTACTGGGTGGCGTGCGGGCTTCCGAGCAGTACGGCCTGACCGCCGAGGACGTGATCGGGGTCGGTATCAATGGTTCCGGCGCGGCCTTTGCCGAATTTTCCCGGGAGAAGCCGACCGGCTTCCACGGTACCGTGGCGGTCAGCTCCACCATGCATGGCCGTCAGACGGCGGAGAACCTCTACACCTGGGTCACCGAGGGTGAGAAGCCGAAGGCCAATACCGAAACCACCGGCACTCTGATGACCCGTGACAACTGGGAGGCGGTGCGCGATGAGCTCGGTCTCTGA
- a CDS encoding SMP-30/gluconolactonase/LRE family protein translates to MTTPVNVVDVAFELDMSLGESPVWSAEDQVLYWVDINRGHVYAWSPDSRQAPRRHDFEHTIGCVALTGEGLLVATAPGLTHLALPSGERRELGTPNPEWGRDQGNRFNDGRCDPAGRFWVGTLNPESGGASLYRLEDERLVATKLELRISNGLAFSPDGRWLYHTDSPSRQVMRHAFDAATGEIGVGEVWVDLAAHDLPGVPDGAAVDRDGHYWSALYGGGQVARFDPEGRLVAQYPVPCPNPTMVAFGGADLRTLYITTATQDMDEEALRRHPLAGSLLALEVATPGLAEPRLTRR, encoded by the coding sequence ATGACAACGCCAGTGAATGTCGTGGACGTCGCCTTCGAGCTCGACATGAGCCTGGGCGAGAGCCCGGTCTGGTCCGCCGAGGACCAAGTGTTGTACTGGGTCGATATCAATCGCGGCCATGTCTATGCCTGGTCGCCGGATTCCCGGCAAGCGCCGCGGCGGCACGATTTCGAGCATACGATCGGTTGCGTGGCACTGACCGGAGAGGGGCTGCTGGTGGCCACCGCTCCCGGCTTGACGCACCTGGCGCTGCCGTCCGGCGAGCGCCGGGAGCTGGGGACGCCCAACCCCGAATGGGGCCGCGACCAGGGCAACCGCTTCAACGATGGGCGTTGCGATCCGGCAGGGCGCTTCTGGGTCGGTACCCTGAATCCCGAGTCGGGAGGTGCCTCCCTGTACCGTCTCGAAGATGAGCGCCTGGTCGCCACCAAGCTCGAGCTGCGCATTTCCAATGGCCTGGCGTTCAGCCCGGATGGTCGCTGGCTGTACCACACGGATTCACCGTCGCGCCAGGTAATGCGCCATGCTTTCGATGCCGCGACCGGCGAGATCGGCGTAGGCGAGGTCTGGGTCGACCTGGCGGCACACGACTTGCCCGGCGTGCCCGACGGCGCCGCGGTGGACCGCGACGGCCACTATTGGAGTGCGCTGTACGGCGGCGGCCAGGTGGCGCGTTTCGATCCCGAGGGGCGACTCGTGGCGCAATACCCCGTGCCGTGCCCGAACCCGACGATGGTGGCCTTCGGCGGTGCCGATCTGCGAACCCTCTATATCACCACCGCGACCCAGGACATGGACGAAGAGGCGCTTCGTCGACACCCGCTGGCGGGCAGCCTGCTGGCGCTCGAGGTGGCAACGCCGGGTCTGGCGGAACCCCGTCTGACCCGGCGATGA
- a CDS encoding helix-turn-helix transcriptional regulator, translating to MVGVASGEERSYPLECLSDTHGFHQLLVGLAGRVDVEVEGRGAAVVPGSVCVIPAGATHHYLGIEAANRCRVLDMAVGDDALDALFERIRFLKLPVAEVQGGNDQGLLARMADAPLLAGPRFNLARLTRVVEADLAAPWSLATLAEAAHLSERQLRRSLSGITGLTPWQWLTRQRLAQAERLLIASDASITDVALQCGFADGAQFSRHFRRWQGQTPSAWRCVNAAR from the coding sequence ATGGTGGGTGTGGCAAGTGGCGAGGAGCGCTCCTATCCGCTGGAGTGTCTCAGCGATACCCATGGCTTCCACCAGTTGCTGGTCGGTCTGGCCGGCAGGGTCGACGTGGAAGTCGAAGGGCGTGGGGCGGCCGTGGTGCCCGGTAGCGTCTGCGTGATACCCGCCGGTGCCACACACCATTATCTGGGTATCGAGGCGGCCAACCGCTGCCGTGTGCTGGACATGGCAGTGGGCGATGATGCCCTGGATGCGCTGTTCGAGCGGATTCGCTTCCTGAAGCTTCCCGTGGCGGAAGTGCAGGGTGGAAACGATCAAGGCCTGCTGGCGCGGATGGCGGACGCGCCGCTGCTGGCAGGGCCGCGTTTCAACCTGGCGCGGCTGACTCGCGTCGTCGAGGCCGACCTGGCCGCTCCCTGGAGCCTGGCCACCCTGGCCGAAGCCGCGCATCTTTCCGAGCGGCAGTTGCGCCGCAGTCTCTCCGGGATCACCGGCCTGACGCCCTGGCAGTGGCTCACCCGGCAGCGGCTGGCGCAGGCCGAGCGGCTGCTGATCGCCAGCGATGCCTCGATCACCGATGTCGCCTTGCAGTGCGGCTTCGCCGACGGCGCCCAGTTCAGCCGCCACTTCCGGCGCTGGCAGGGGCAGACGCCGAGCGCGTGGCGCTGTGTGAACGCGGCCCGTTGA
- a CDS encoding sporulation protein, with amino-acid sequence MFDKLMAAVGIGNARVDTMLDSDTAEAGGVLKGEIHIHGGEVSQDLDALVLDLASEAIKEVDDKKVHLPHSWATLRLSEAMTIEPGEHRTLPFELPLPLLSPLSVGRQHPKTWVATRADIAMALDPRDKDPLRILPGPVQRAVFEAMEQLGLAMISAPLELSRKNPATGCLQEFEFKPTAGSHFKHLDEAEIAFLPPSRGGEGLDLLIQRDTRATGLGSLLSEMAGTDERFTRLPLEGNETTETLRQKLESVLT; translated from the coding sequence ATGTTCGACAAACTCATGGCCGCGGTGGGCATCGGCAACGCCCGCGTGGACACCATGCTCGACAGTGACACCGCCGAGGCGGGCGGCGTCCTCAAGGGCGAAATCCATATTCATGGCGGCGAAGTGAGTCAGGATCTGGATGCCCTGGTACTGGATCTGGCCAGCGAAGCCATCAAGGAAGTCGACGACAAGAAAGTTCATCTGCCGCACTCCTGGGCGACATTGCGCCTCTCGGAGGCGATGACCATCGAGCCCGGCGAGCATCGTACCCTGCCCTTCGAACTGCCCCTGCCGCTGCTCTCCCCGCTATCGGTGGGCCGACAACATCCCAAGACCTGGGTAGCCACCCGGGCGGATATCGCCATGGCGCTGGACCCCCGCGACAAGGATCCGCTGCGCATTCTGCCAGGCCCCGTGCAGCGCGCCGTCTTCGAGGCCATGGAACAACTCGGCTTGGCGATGATCTCCGCCCCGCTTGAGTTGTCACGCAAGAATCCCGCCACCGGCTGCCTTCAGGAATTCGAGTTCAAGCCCACCGCGGGGAGCCACTTCAAGCATCTGGACGAGGCGGAAATTGCCTTCCTGCCCCCGTCTCGCGGCGGCGAGGGGCTGGACCTGCTGATCCAGCGCGACACGCGTGCCACCGGGCTCGGTTCATTGCTCTCCGAGATGGCCGGGACCGACGAGCGTTTCACGCGCCTCCCCCTCGAGGGCAATGAGACGACCGAAACGCTACGCCAAAAACTGGAGAGCGTCCTCACCTGA